From a single Lolium rigidum isolate FL_2022 chromosome 7, APGP_CSIRO_Lrig_0.1, whole genome shotgun sequence genomic region:
- the LOC124670502 gene encoding casein kinase II subunit alpha-2, whose amino-acid sequence MSKAKVYADVNVVRPKEYWDYEALAVQWGEQDDYEVVRKVGRGKYSEVFEGINVNNNEKCVIKILKPVKKKKIKREIKILQNLCGGPNIVKLLDIVRDQHSKTPSLIFEYINNTDFKVLYPTLTDYDIRYYIYELLKALDYCHSQGIMHRDVKPHNVMIDHELRKLRLIDWGLAEFYHPGKEYNVRVASRYFKGPELLVDLQDYDYSLDMWSLGCMFAGMIFRKEPFFYGHDNHDQLVKIAKVLGTDGLNAYLNKYRIELDPQLEALVGRHSRKPWSKFINADNQHLVSPEAIDFLDKLLRYDHQDRLTAREAMAHPYFLQVRAAENSRTRAQ is encoded by the exons ATGTCGAAGGCCAAGGTCTACGCCGACGTCAACGTGGTGCGCCCCAAGGAGTACTGGGACTACGAGGCCCTCGCCGTACAGTGGGG TGAGCAGGATGACTACGAGGTTGTCCGGAAAGTTGGAAGAGGCAAATACAGTGAAGTTTTTGAGGGAATCAATGTTAACAATAATGAGAAATGTGTTATTAAAATCCTGAAGCCTGTCAAGAAAAAGAAG ATCAAAAGAGAGATCAAAATACTTCAAAATCTCTGTGGAGGTCCAAATATCGTGAAGCTTCTTGATATTGTCAGAGATCAGCATTCAAAAACACCAAGCTTGATCTTTGAATATATTAACAACACAGATTTCAAAGTGCTGTATCCGACATTGACAGATTATGACATTCGCTACTATATCTATGAGTTGCTTAAG GCTCTGGATTACTGCCATTCACAAGGCATTATGCACCGAGATGTGAAGCCCCACAATGTTATGATAGATCATGAGCTCCGGAAACTCCGTCTAATAGACTGGGGCCTTGCTGAATTCTACCATCCTGGCAAGGAATATAATGTCCGTGTTGCATCAAG GTACTTCAAGGGACCTGAGCTTCTTGTTGACTTACAAGACTATGATTACTCTTTGGACATGTGGAGTCTTGGCTGCATGTTTGCAGGAATG ATATTCCGCAAGGAGCCATTTTTCTATGGCCATGATAACCATGATCAACTTGTTAAGATTGCAAAG GTACTTGGAACAGATGGGCTAAATGCTTACTTGAACAAGTACCGAATTGAGCTCGACCCTCAGCTTGAAGCCCTTGTTGGAAG GCACAGCAGGAAACCCTGGTCAAAGTTTATTAATGCGGACAACCAGCATCTTGTATCCCCTGAG GCCATAGATTTCCTTGACAAGCTTCTGCGCTATGATCACCAGGATAGGCTAACTGCACGTGAAGCTATG GCACATCCATACTTCCTCCAGGTGAGGGCTGCAGAAAACAGCAGGACTCGTGCACAGTAA